In Candidatus Methylomirabilota bacterium, the following proteins share a genomic window:
- a CDS encoding PEP/pyruvate-binding domain-containing protein has product MSNALVLEFAAIAADDLHRAGGKAVNLGALTRAGLPVPPGVCVTTDAYRQVAAAARGFDALLEQIAATLPTDTARLASLAGDARAAMLATPVPDAIAHAVVAGYERLGRDVPVAVRSSATAEDLPFASFAGQQDTYLNVIGREAILEATRRCWASLWTDRAVTYRATNGIDPRAVTLAVVIQEMVAATVAGVMFTANPVTGRRGHTVIDASPGLGEAVVSGAVNPDHFVVDAASAAILERRLGDKKLVIRAQAGGGTERVARPEQPGEACITDEQVRALTALGVRVETHYGAPQDTEWAIDAGGRLWLTQARPITTLYPLPNGAPPPGDDLRAYFCFSVAQGLYRPITPMGLAGFRILASAASEVLGFPVADPLTGPTRYAEAGERVFADLTGVLRSPAGRRLMPRVLDVMEARSAVILRRLTSDPRLALNRTWLSFVRRVLRIAWRFRIPLTAIRALTDPEAFHEHARRIGADLASRVAVPDTASAVERLSRVEHILFRDCISMVPWIMAGPAVGFAMLGLAAKLLGEDARDGDLQTVLRGLPHNVTTDMDLALWDLAARIRADGDAAAALGGPSTDELAERFQRGALPAVAQRGLTDFLARYGHRAVAEVDIGMPRWSDDPRHILGVLANYLRLEDEALAPDRLFARGAAEADAMIATLVARVRRRGRVRANLAGFALARARALAGTRELPKFYLIVAFAAVRRQLALVGAELAASRRLDAADDVFFVDLREARAGVAGRDLRELVAERRARYDLELRRRHVPRVLLSDGTEPEAEGDTGAATDGALTGAPASAGTVTAPARVILDPVGAHLEPGEILVAPSTDPGWTPLFLTAGGLVMEMGGANSHGAVVAREYGIPAVVGVARATSRIVTGQRITIDGGRGTISIA; this is encoded by the coding sequence GTGTCGAACGCGCTCGTCCTCGAGTTCGCCGCGATCGCCGCCGACGATCTGCATCGCGCCGGCGGCAAGGCGGTGAATCTCGGCGCGCTGACGCGCGCCGGCCTGCCCGTGCCGCCGGGCGTGTGTGTCACCACCGACGCGTATCGGCAGGTGGCCGCGGCCGCGCGCGGCTTCGACGCGCTGCTCGAGCAGATCGCCGCGACGCTCCCGACCGACACCGCCCGGCTCGCGAGCCTGGCGGGCGACGCGCGCGCCGCAATGCTCGCCACCCCCGTGCCCGACGCGATCGCGCACGCGGTGGTCGCGGGCTACGAGCGGCTCGGCCGCGATGTCCCGGTCGCCGTCCGGTCGTCGGCGACGGCCGAGGATCTTCCCTTCGCGAGCTTCGCGGGACAGCAGGACACCTACCTCAACGTGATCGGCCGCGAGGCGATACTCGAGGCGACCCGGCGCTGCTGGGCGTCGCTGTGGACGGACCGCGCGGTGACGTACCGCGCCACCAACGGCATCGACCCGCGAGCGGTGACACTGGCCGTGGTGATACAGGAGATGGTCGCCGCGACGGTCGCGGGCGTGATGTTCACGGCCAATCCGGTGACCGGCCGCCGCGGACACACCGTCATCGATGCCAGCCCGGGTCTCGGGGAGGCCGTGGTGTCGGGCGCGGTGAACCCCGACCACTTCGTGGTCGATGCGGCGAGCGCCGCGATACTCGAGCGACGCCTCGGCGACAAGAAGCTCGTGATTCGTGCTCAGGCCGGCGGCGGGACCGAGCGCGTCGCGCGGCCGGAACAGCCGGGCGAGGCCTGCATCACCGACGAGCAGGTGCGCGCGCTCACCGCGCTCGGCGTCCGCGTCGAGACGCACTACGGCGCGCCCCAGGACACCGAGTGGGCGATCGACGCCGGCGGCCGCCTCTGGCTCACGCAGGCCCGCCCCATCACGACCCTCTATCCCCTACCCAACGGCGCTCCGCCGCCGGGCGACGATCTCCGCGCGTACTTCTGCTTCAGCGTGGCCCAGGGCCTCTACCGCCCGATCACCCCGATGGGGCTGGCCGGCTTCCGTATCCTCGCGTCCGCGGCCTCCGAGGTGCTGGGCTTTCCCGTCGCCGATCCGCTGACCGGCCCCACGCGGTACGCCGAGGCGGGGGAGCGGGTGTTCGCCGATCTCACCGGCGTGCTGCGGAGCCCGGCCGGCCGGCGCCTCATGCCGCGCGTGCTCGACGTGATGGAGGCGCGCTCGGCGGTGATCCTGCGGCGCCTGACCTCCGACCCGCGCCTGGCGCTCAACCGGACCTGGCTGTCCTTCGTCCGCCGCGTGCTGCGAATCGCCTGGCGGTTCAGGATCCCCCTCACCGCGATCCGCGCGCTCACCGACCCCGAGGCGTTTCACGAGCACGCGCGGCGCATCGGAGCCGATCTGGCGAGCCGCGTCGCTGTCCCCGACACCGCGTCGGCCGTCGAGCGGCTGAGCCGCGTCGAGCACATCCTCTTCCGCGACTGCATCTCGATGGTGCCGTGGATCATGGCCGGGCCTGCCGTGGGATTCGCGATGCTGGGCCTCGCCGCCAAGCTGCTCGGCGAAGACGCCCGGGACGGCGATCTCCAGACGGTGCTGCGGGGCCTCCCCCACAACGTCACCACGGACATGGATCTCGCGCTCTGGGATCTCGCGGCGCGCATCCGCGCCGACGGCGACGCCGCGGCCGCGCTAGGTGGCCCGTCGACCGATGAGCTGGCCGAACGCTTCCAGAGGGGCGCCCTGCCCGCCGTCGCTCAGCGGGGCCTGACGGACTTCCTCGCCCGATACGGACACCGTGCCGTCGCCGAGGTGGACATCGGCATGCCGCGCTGGTCGGACGACCCGCGCCACATCCTCGGTGTCCTCGCCAACTATCTCCGTCTGGAGGACGAGGCGCTGGCGCCGGACCGGCTCTTCGCCCGCGGCGCCGCGGAAGCGGACGCCATGATCGCCACGCTGGTCGCGCGGGTGCGCCGCCGAGGCCGCGTGCGGGCGAACCTCGCCGGTTTCGCGCTCGCGCGGGCCCGCGCGCTCGCCGGCACGCGCGAGCTGCCCAAGTTCTACCTGATCGTCGCCTTCGCGGCGGTGCGCCGCCAGCTCGCCCTCGTGGGCGCCGAGCTCGCCGCCTCCCGACGCCTCGATGCCGCGGACGACGTGTTCTTCGTCGATCTCCGCGAGGCGCGCGCCGGCGTCGCCGGACGCGATCTGCGCGAGCTGGTGGCGGAGCGGCGCGCGCGCTACGACCTCGAGCTGCGCCGGCGCCACGTGCCGCGGGTGCTCCTCTCCGACGGCACGGAGCCCGAGGCCGAGGGCGACACCGGCGCGGCGACCGACGGCGCGCTGACCGGCGCGCCCGCCTCGGCCGGCACCGTGACCGCGCCGGCGCGCGTGATCCTCGATCCCGTCGGGGCCCATCTCGAGCCGGGCGAGATCCTCGTGGCGCCGTCGACGGATCCCGGCTGGACGCCGCTGTTCCTCACTGCCGGCGGGCTGGTCATGGAGATGGGCGGCGCCAACTCGCACGGCGCCGTGGTCGCGCGGGAGTACGGTATCCCCGCGGTGGTTGGCGTCGCTCGGGCCACGTCGCGCATCGTCACCGGGCAGCGCATCACGATCGACGGCGGGCGCGGCACGATCAGCATCGCCTGA
- a CDS encoding isoprenylcysteine carboxylmethyltransferase family protein — translation MRLHLLRPSARTPADLLLFGVTVVELGILLWTTPAFGIADWIYVSQHLLVLGFALTRAAPRAQDRSALSAAAVVMSYAYPYAQVIYIKWVPDEPVWITGGLVLVTLAACLSCASLVTLGRRFGIRPALRNLVTRGPYRIVRHPIYLSYVLADIGYNLQGWNAGTVLMVLAGWASLIYRIRAEERVLAQDAGWSRYAGTVRSRLLPGLW, via the coding sequence GTGAGGCTGCACCTGCTCCGGCCGTCCGCGCGAACGCCCGCCGACCTGCTCCTCTTCGGCGTGACCGTGGTGGAACTGGGCATTCTCCTCTGGACGACGCCGGCCTTCGGGATCGCCGACTGGATCTACGTGTCCCAGCATCTGCTCGTCCTCGGGTTCGCGCTGACGCGGGCGGCGCCGCGTGCGCAGGACCGCTCGGCGCTGTCCGCCGCCGCGGTGGTCATGTCCTATGCCTACCCCTACGCCCAGGTCATCTACATCAAGTGGGTGCCCGACGAGCCGGTGTGGATCACGGGTGGCCTCGTCCTCGTAACGCTCGCCGCGTGCCTGAGCTGCGCGAGCCTGGTCACGCTGGGCCGGCGGTTCGGCATCCGCCCCGCCCTGCGGAATCTGGTGACCCGCGGCCCCTACCGGATCGTGCGCCACCCGATTTATCTCTCGTACGTGCTCGCCGACATCGGATACAACCTCCAGGGCTGGAATGCCGGGACGGTGCTGATGGTGCTGGCGGGATGGGCGTCGCTGATCTACCGCATCCGGGCCGAGGAGCGGGTGCTCGCCCAGGACGCGGGATGGTCGCGCTACGCAGGCACGGTGCGGTCCCGCCTGCTCCCGGGCCTGTGGTAG
- a CDS encoding cyclic nucleotide-binding domain-containing protein — protein sequence MDFDARSADRLPFHDEDEITPAPADATSSDVRIRHLQRVPLFSGFSEDELRRIVDHSRIVEMAAGTVVTEMGEPGDSFFVIIDGTVAARTPIGAGSELKPGDFFGEMSLLDGEPRSATIVAVTDVRLLVVDRTHFWHLLDETPDLIRRILTILSRRVRRLEQTVHAILRGANPA from the coding sequence ATGGACTTCGACGCGCGGTCCGCCGATCGCTTGCCCTTCCACGACGAGGACGAGATCACGCCGGCGCCGGCCGACGCCACCTCGTCCGACGTGAGGATCCGCCACCTGCAGCGGGTCCCGCTCTTCAGCGGGTTCAGCGAGGACGAGCTCCGGCGCATCGTGGACCACTCCCGGATCGTCGAGATGGCCGCGGGCACGGTGGTCACCGAGATGGGGGAGCCCGGCGATTCGTTCTTCGTCATCATCGACGGCACCGTCGCCGCGCGCACCCCGATCGGGGCCGGCAGCGAGCTCAAACCCGGCGACTTCTTCGGCGAGATGAGCCTGCTCGATGGCGAGCCCCGCTCCGCCACGATCGTGGCCGTCACGGACGTGCGCCTGCTCGTGGTCGATCGGACCCATTTCTGGCATCTGCTGGACGAGACACCCGATCTGATCCGGCGCATCCTCACGATCCTGTCGCGCCGCGTCCGTCGGCTGGAGCAGACGGTTCACGCCATTCTCCGGGGCGCGAACCCCGCCTGA
- a CDS encoding LLM class flavin-dependent oxidoreductase yields MQYGLFTMPSHPPERRLYDGHQWDLQTLRWADELGFSEAWIGEHHTAPWEPHPAPDLLVAQALMETRRMRIGPGGFLMPYHHPAELANRVAMLDHLAQGRLNFGVAASGLPSDWAMFNVDGMSGQHREMTREALEIVLRLWGDEPEFDHQGKYWHVTKTGTLLGTLKPHIMPFQKPHPPIGVAGVSKGSDTLKLAGERGFWPMSLNLNPAYVASHWESVEIGAAKSGRTPKRADWRLVREIFVADTDAEAMRLSAGGMMGRMMEEYFLPLLASFGFTEFLKHDPSVPDSDVTPEYCARHNWLVGSPDTVANRLHDIYEQVGGFGHLLLFCFDYTDEPKAWRHSMELLAKEVMPRFKTLVPK; encoded by the coding sequence ATGCAATACGGCCTGTTCACGATGCCTTCGCACCCACCCGAGCGGCGGCTGTATGACGGCCACCAATGGGACCTCCAGACACTGCGCTGGGCCGACGAGCTAGGCTTCAGCGAGGCCTGGATCGGCGAGCACCACACCGCTCCGTGGGAGCCCCATCCCGCGCCCGACCTGCTGGTGGCGCAGGCACTCATGGAGACCCGGCGCATGCGCATCGGTCCCGGCGGCTTCCTCATGCCGTATCACCACCCCGCCGAGCTGGCCAACCGCGTGGCCATGCTCGACCACCTCGCTCAAGGGCGCTTGAACTTCGGCGTGGCGGCGAGCGGCCTGCCCAGCGACTGGGCAATGTTCAACGTGGACGGCATGTCCGGGCAGCACCGCGAGATGACCCGCGAGGCGCTGGAGATCGTGCTGCGCCTCTGGGGCGACGAGCCCGAGTTCGACCATCAGGGCAAGTACTGGCACGTCACCAAGACGGGAACGTTGCTCGGTACGCTCAAGCCGCACATCATGCCTTTTCAGAAGCCGCATCCCCCGATCGGCGTGGCCGGGGTGAGCAAGGGCTCCGACACCCTGAAGCTCGCGGGCGAGCGCGGCTTCTGGCCGATGAGCCTCAATCTCAATCCCGCCTATGTGGCGAGCCACTGGGAGTCGGTGGAGATCGGCGCGGCGAAGAGCGGGCGGACGCCCAAGCGGGCGGACTGGCGGCTCGTTCGCGAGATCTTCGTCGCCGACACCGACGCGGAGGCCATGCGGCTTTCCGCGGGCGGCATGATGGGCCGGATGATGGAGGAGTATTTCCTGCCCCTCCTCGCGTCGTTCGGGTTCACCGAATTCCTGAAGCACGATCCCAGCGTCCCCGACTCCGACGTCACGCCGGAGTACTGCGCGCGCCACAACTGGCTGGTGGGCTCGCCCGACACGGTGGCCAACCGGCTCCATGACATCTACGAGCAGGTGGGCGGCTTCGGCCACCTCCTCCTCTTCTGCTTCGACTACACCGACGAGCCCAAGGCGTGGCGGCATTCGATGGAGCTGCTCGCCAAGGAGGTCATGCCACGCTTCAAGACCCTGGTGCCGAAGTAG